The following proteins come from a genomic window of Triticum aestivum cultivar Chinese Spring chromosome 6A, IWGSC CS RefSeq v2.1, whole genome shotgun sequence:
- the LOC123127399 gene encoding protein NONRESPONDING TO OXYLIPINS 2, mitochondrial isoform X2 — protein sequence MASRLRSFSRPVAAAFLRSASARSPAASLPRALSPTPRASSLGRQVALARSLQPLHSAISAARLTSRLGAEVARAVSQGTLCSSNPGV from the exons ATGGCGTCGCGCCTCCGCTCCTTCTCCCGTCCCGTCGCAGCCGCCTTCCTCCGCTCAGCTTCCGCCCGGAGCCCCGCGGCCTCTCTCCCCCGCGCTCTCTCTCCAACCCCCAG GGCTTCTTCCCTGGGGCGGCAGGTGGCGCTGGCACGATCACTGCAGCCGCTGCACAGCGCAATCTCGGCGGCGAGGCTAACGTCACGGCTTGGGGCAGAGGTGGCCCGGGCAGTGTCGCAGGGTACGCTCTGCAGCTCCAACCCGGGAGTCTGA
- the LOC123127399 gene encoding uncharacterized protein isoform X3 has translation MASRLRSFSRPVAAAFLRSASARSPAASLPRALSPTPRASSLGRQVALARSLQPLHSAISAARLTSRLGAEVARAVSQETGLSVPR, from the exons ATGGCGTCGCGCCTCCGCTCCTTCTCCCGTCCCGTCGCAGCCGCCTTCCTCCGCTCAGCTTCCGCCCGGAGCCCCGCGGCCTCTCTCCCCCGCGCTCTCTCTCCAACCCCCAG GGCTTCTTCCCTGGGGCGGCAGGTGGCGCTGGCACGATCACTGCAGCCGCTGCACAGCGCAATCTCGGCGGCGAGGCTAACGTCACGGCTTGGGGCAGAGGTGGCCCGGGCAGTGTCGCAGG
- the LOC123127398 gene encoding protein phosphatase 1 regulatory inhibitor subunit PPP1R7 homolog, with the protein MASGEGTGDSKAAGAGMEVPEVELCLDLTSCQLHDLSEVEIPPTLEELDLTANRLTAVDPRISHLPRLRKLSFRQNLLDDDAVAPLFTWDAIAGLQEIVLRDNKLTKIPDASIFKGLLVFDVSFNELSSLNGLSKVSSTVKELYFSKNEVPKMEELEHFHALELLELGSNRLRVMENLETLTNLQELWLGRNRIRTINLCGLKSIKKISLQSNRLTSMNGLQECVALEELYLSHNGIQKMEGLSMLQNLRVLDVSSNKLTAIEDIEPLTRLEDLWLNDNQIPSLSGIESALSGSREKLTTIYLERNPCAKTPNYSSTLKEIFPNLEQIDSDMLA; encoded by the exons ATGGCCTCCGGCGAAGGCACCGGAGATTCGAAGGCTGCGGGGGCAGGGATGGAGGTGCCGGAGGTGGAGTTGTGCCTCGATCTCACGAGCTGCCAGCTGCATGATCTGAGTGAGGTGGAGATCCCGCCCACCCTGGAGGAGCTGGACCTTACGGCGAACCGTCTCACCGCAGTCGACCCCCGGATCAGCCACCTCCCTCGCCTCCGCAAACTCTCGTTCCGCCAGAATCTCCTCGACGACGACGCCGTCGCGCCCCTCTTCACCTGGGATGCCATCGCTGGCTTACAG GAGATAGTCCTTAGAGATAACAAGCTTACAAAGATCCCCGATGCCAGCATCTTCAAGGGTCTTCTGGTGTTTGATGTTTCTTTCAATGAGTTGTCGTCCTTAAATGGGTTATCCAAGGTTTCCAGCACAGTGAAAGAACTCTACTTTTCGAAGAATGAGGTTCCAAAGATGGAAGAACTTGAACATTtccatgcattagaattgcttgaaCTTGGTAGCAACAGATTAAGG GTGATGGAAAATCTGGAAACTTTGACAAATCTACAGGAGTTATGGCTCGGAAGAAACCGGATCCGGACTATCAACTTATGTGGGTTGAAATCAATCAAAAAAATAAGTCTGCAAAGCAACAGGCTAACTTCAATGAATGGCTTACAA GAATGTGTTGCGTTAGAGGAACTGTATCTCAGCCATAATGGAATCCAAAAGATGGAAGGCCTTTCTATGTTACAGAACCTTCGTGTTTTAGATGTTTCATCTAACAAACTAACCGCTATCGAAGATATTGAGCCATTAACCAG GTTAGAGGACTTGTGGTTGAATGACAACCAAATACCATCACTGTCTGGGATAGAATCTGCTTTGTCTGGTTCACGAGAGAAACTGACCACCATATATCTTGAGAGAAATCCTTGT GCAAAAACTCCCAACTATTCATCCACATTGAAGGAAATATTTCCAAATCTTGAGCAAATTGATTCAGATATGCTAGCGTGA